A window of Apium graveolens cultivar Ventura chromosome 8, ASM990537v1, whole genome shotgun sequence contains these coding sequences:
- the LOC141676995 gene encoding uncharacterized protein LOC141676995, with translation MKTEEIGWSDDEYGWSDEEYALKGKPGDGVVSYVIHDYGMSDSESDSEPEPEPEWKLQSEWKTSYKFDVDDMEIGGPAMIYPGLDLDHYSYRHAHVRDFSKTALANYNRDNGHRYEFVELVEAFVTCDSGTHVVTTIFKATQRDDHLSMASFEAETYTPSRSLTDSNLDIKVVRLHSGSHSGFPAPHSHQSNVPMPEKLHTRVERLQISA, from the exons ATGAAAACAGAGGAGATTGGGTGGTCCGACGATGAATATGGGTGGTCCGATGAAGAATACGCCTTGAAGGGTAAACCTGGAGATGGAGTTGTTTCATATGTAATTCATGATTACGGGATGTCGGATTCGGAGTCGGACTCGGAACCCGAACCCGAACCGGAATGGAAATTGCAATCGGAATGGAAGACATCATACAAGTTCGACGTTGACGACATGGAAATTGGTGGTCCAGCAATGATTTATCCAGGACTGGACCTTGACCATTACTCTTATCGCCATGCTCATGTTCGTGATTTCTCTAAAACAGCCCTCGCAAACTATAATCGCGACAAT GGACATAGATATGAGTTTGTGGAACTGGTGGAGGCTTTTGTTACTTGTGACTCGGGTACTCATGTAGTCACAACCATTTTCAAAGCAACTCAACGTGATGATCACTTGAGTATGGCCTCCTTTGAGGCAGAGACGTACACTCCTTCTAGATCCTTAACTGACTCTAATCTAGATATCAAGGTTGTTCGCTTGCACTCTGGATCTCATTCGGGATTTCCAGCCCCTCATTCTCATCAATCTAATGTACCGATG CCAGAAAAATTGCATACTCGGGTTGAGCGACTACAAATTTCAGCTTGA